A genomic window from Cucumis melo cultivar AY chromosome 8, USDA_Cmelo_AY_1.0, whole genome shotgun sequence includes:
- the LOC103491550 gene encoding glucose-6-phosphate 1-dehydrogenase 1, chloroplastic-like — protein MFMDCQFRTPSSSSPTFVPSSLKNETILPRKFVSSPRKTHFPSWVSQISVRNCVTSHLQLKSSNGHSLNAVFLPDGSPGSSLLNEQIALQEEDKSVPDSDKVQSTLSITVVGASGDLAKKKIFPALFALYYEDCLPEDFIVFGYARTNMTDEQLRNMISKTLTCRIDKRANCEDKMDEFLKRCFYHSGQYSSEEDFSELDRKLKEKEDGKVSNRLFYLSIPPNIFVDVVKCASQRASSGSGWTRVIVEKPFGRDSDSSGELTRSLKRYLTEDQIFRIDHYLGKELVENLSVLRFSNLVFEPLWSRSYIRNVQLIFSEDFGTEGRGGYFDNYGIIRDIMQNHLLQILALFAMETPVSLDAEDIRNEKVKVLKSMRPLQLEDVVVGQYKGHSKGGKSYPAYIDDPTVPNDSITPTFAAAAIFIDNARWDGVPFLMKAGKALHTRRAEIRVQFRHVPGNLYKRNFGTDLDKATNELVLRVQPNEAIYLKINNKVPGLGMRLDRSDLNLLYRSRYPSEIPDAYERLLLDAVEGERRLFIRSDELDAAWSLFTPLLNELEEKKIAPELYPYGSRGPVGAHYLAAKYNVRWGDLGEDRDP, from the exons ATGTTCATGGATTGTCAATTCAGGAccccttcttcttcctcaccTACCTTTGTGCCTTCCTCTCTTAAGAATGAGACGATATTACCCAGAAAATTTGTCTCCTCCCCAAGAAAAACACATTTCCCTTCGTGGGTTTCTCAGATTTCTGTAAGAAATTGTGTTACCAGCCATCTTCAGCTTAAGTCATCGAATGGCCATTCCTTGAATGCTGTTTTTTTACCAGATG GTAGTCCTGGAAGTTCTCTTCTCAATGAACAAATTGCACTTCAAGAGGAAGACAAATCGGTTCCGGATTCAGATAAAGTTCAATCTACCCTCAGTATAACTGTTGTTGGAGCTTCAGGTGACCTGGCAAAAAAGAAGATCTTTCCTGCACTTTTTGCTCTTTATTATGAGGATTGTCTACCAGAG GATTTTATCGTGTTTGGTTATGCTCGCACTAATATGACCGATGAGCAACTTCGAAACATGATTAGTAAAACTTTGACTTGCAGAATTGATAAGAG GGCAAACTGTGAGGACAAGATGgatgaatttttaaaaagatgCTTTTACCATTCTGGTCAATACAGCTCTGAGGAAGATTTCTCTGAGTTGGACAGGAAGTTGAAAGAGAAAGAG GATGGGAAGGTTTCAAATAggttattttatttatcaattCCTCCAAACATATTCGTCGATGTTGTCAAGTGTGCTAGCCAACGGGCATCTTCAGGAAGTGGTTGGACTAGAGTCATTGTTGAAAAGCCATTTGGCCGTGATTCAGATTCTTCTGGTGAGCTGACAAGAAGCTTAAAGCGATATTTAACAGAAGACCAAATATTTAG GATTGACCATTATTTGGGGAAGGAGCTTGTAGAGAATCTGTCAGTTCTTCGGTTCTCCAATCTTGTTTTTGAGCCTCTTTGGTCCAGGAGTTATATCCGCAATGTTcaactgatattttctgaaGATTTTGGAACGGAGGGGCGGGGAGG GTACTTCGATAACTATGGGATCATACGTGATATAATGCAAAACCATCTCCTTCAAATTTTGGCTTTATTTGCTATGGAAACACCTGTTAGTTTAGACGCCGAGGATATCAGGAATGAAAAG GTAAAGGTGCTGAAGTCAATGAGACCTCTTCAACTTGAAGATGTAGTTGTTGGGCAATACAAGGGGCATAGCAAAGGTGGTAAATCATACCCTGCATATATAGACGATCCAACTGTTCCCAACGATAGCATCACTCCGACATTTGCAGCAGCTGCAATTTTTATCGATAATGCTAGATGGGATGGAGTGCCCTTCTTGATGAAAGCTGGAAAGGCTTTACATACAAGGAG AGCAGAGATCAGGGTTCAATTCAGACATGTCCCAGGTAATTTGTACAAGAGGAACTTCGGTACAGATTTGGACAAAGCTACAAATGAGCTTGTCTTGCGCGTTCAACCCAACGAGGCTATCTATTTGAAGATCAACAATAAAGTTCCAGGTCTCGGAATGCGGTTAGATCGTAGTGATCTGAACTTGCTGTATCGATCTAG GTACCCGAGTGAAATACCAGATGCATATGAGAGGTTGCTTTTGGATGCTGTTGAAGGGGAGCGAAGGTTATTCATTAGAAGCGATGAGCTCGACGCTGCATGGTCATTGTTCACTCCGTTGTTAAATGAACTTGAAGAGAAAAAGATTGCTCCAGAGCTTTATCCCTATGGTAGCAGGGGACCGGTCGGGGCTCACTACTTAGCTGCCAAGTATAATGTAAGATGGGGAGATCTAGGCGAGGATCGAGACCCTTAG
- the LOC103491899 gene encoding uncharacterized protein LOC103491899: protein MRAPIAFPRRPPYGSSDSTKKVFATSVRVFASNVDEFVLGSTSHYIENVSTPSIDDSTPHIDDFALNVDNPTSIEITAPPHSSAPLEEFPTQTEGVLLRLALPCLRLLSLLDVPLSLDKKLSLLRLSVESCLLMSLLLVFHSILRIVSTNESMWFNTSLLTSEKVDQGLPTAIQCLMMMCCSLLLWPLELCNFSLLSFNCLVRYIWLRIIFLSLYSMQARGSRGEKRGGVCLFCWWVVDIIFFIGLLIVLLLFLLNMLFWTVFYYYFGTTKWSYVGFLSLLNISFGLVWPSVNISLSLCWLCSLYLLFSLVGGWLIALA from the exons ATGAG GGCTCCTATTGCATTTCCTCGCCGCCCTCCTTATGGTTCCTCTGATTCCACTAAGAAGGTCTTTGCTACCTCTGTTAGAGTTTTTGCTTCAAATGTTGATGAGTTTGTTCTTGGTAGTACATCTCATTATATAGAGAATGTCTCTACTCCTTCCATCGATGACTCTACTCCTCATATTGACGACTTTGCTCTTAACGTTGACAATCCTACTTCTATTGAAATCACTGCTCCGCCTCATTCTTCTGCTCCTCTAGAGGAATTTCCTACTCAAACAGAAGGGGTTTTGCTCCGACTGGCTCTTCCGTGCCTCCGCCTCCTAAGCCTCCTCGACGTCCCCCTTTCATTGGACAAAAAGTTATCACTATTAAGACTGAGTGTAGAAAGCTGCCTTCTAATGTCCTTATTGCTGGTGTTTCATTCTATTCTGAGGATAGTATCCACTAATGAAAGTATGTGGTTCAACACTTCCTTGCTGACGAG CGAGAAGGTTGATCAAGGTCTTCCAACTGCTATTCAATGCCTAATGATGATGTGTTGCTCCCTCCTTCTTTGGCCACTCGAATTATGCAACTTCTCTTTGCTAAGTTTCAATTGTTTAGTCAG GTACATCTGGTTAAGAATCATCTTCTTGAGTTTATACTCTATGCAAGCAAGGGGGAGTAGAGGAGAAAAGAGAGGAGgagtttgtttgttttgttggTGGGTTGTggacataattttttttattggattgcTAATTGTCCTGCTTTTATTTCTGCTGAATATGTTATTCTGGACTGTgttctattattattttgggaCTACTAAATGGTCTTATGTTGGATTTCTTTCTTTGCTAAATATATCATTTGGTTTGGTTTGGCCTTCTGTAAATATATCTCTTAGCTTGTGCTGGCTTTGTTCTCTTTATCTTCTATTTAGTTTGGTTGGTGGTTGGTTGATTGCACTTGCttag